The following nucleotide sequence is from bacterium.
TCTATTTCAAAGGATGGGATACCGGTTGATATGATAATTGCTACCCAAAAGTGGGAAAGGGATATAGTTGAACAAAGCCTTATAGTTGAGGTTCTAAAGGGAGTATCTGTTCCTGTAGTTAAACCTGAAGGGCTGATAGTCCTTAAGTTGAAAGCAGGCAGTTTTCAGGATATAGCAGATGCCTCAAAGCTTTTAATGGAAGCCCCCTATGACTACAAAAGATTACTGGCTTTGGCAAAACGAGCAAGGGTTGATAAGAGGCTGGCGAGGCTTATGGAGCGATTAAGACTGTAATATAAACGGGTAATAATGAGGCAAATGATTCAAAAAGGGGTATTTACTCAAAATCAAGTTAAAAAAGTAAGCTCATTACAGATTATAGTGCTATGGGTTAAGTTTCATCTCCTTTTATACCGACAGCGTCGGCATAAGAGCTTCCCCTCCCTTGATGGGAGGGGTTAGGGGAGGGTGGTAGCTCTTTTTCTAAGGTTTTTAGCAAGAGTAATAATATTGCCCGCCAATTTCACCCTCACCCTATCCCTCTCCCATCAAGGGAGAGGGAATTTTGCTTTGTCTCCCAACTAACTGCTTAACTTAGTTTTGAGTAGTTACAAAAAGAGATAAGGATGAAGGCAATAGAGAAGAGGATCTTTAGATAAACATATACAAGAAGTCTCTCGGATAAAAATGTGTGCCTGTCAGAGCCTGCTCTAATGAAAATCAGAAAACAGGTTTTATCCGAACGCGTTCAAAATAAATCTACTTATGCACCGAAGGTGCAGAGGAATTTAGCCGTAGGTTTCAACCTACGGAACATTGAGTTTGGAAATTAAGCCCCGCAGGGGCGAAGGAGCAAATTTTACCAATGGGGGTGAAGGAAAGGTTCGCGGTGTGTAAAGATTAATAAAATCAATGCTCAATTTTATCCGAGAACGTTCATAATCTATAGGAGGTGAACAATGAATACTCAATTTATTGTAGACGAGGCGGGTGCCAAAAGAGCTGTTATATTGCCACTGGAGGATTATGAAGAACTTTTGGAAGACATTTATGACCTCGCTGTTATAGCGGAGCGAAAAGATGAGCCA
It contains:
- a CDS encoding nucleotidyltransferase produces the protein MEKTLKEIISILEKAKLNLYALIGGLAVGGWVTPRATKDIDILLILSEINQEVVEKGILKLLAEEGFESSFNIGDIEDEIRFCIKSISKDGIPVDMIIATQKWERDIVEQSLIVEVLKGVSVPVVKPEGLIVLKLKAGSFQDIADASKLLMEAPYDYKRLLALAKRARVDKRLARLMERLRL